One Campylobacter concisus DNA segment encodes these proteins:
- a CDS encoding thiamine-phosphate pyrophosphorylase → MTNDERIYRVIDANLNRLKEGLRVVEDIKRYVFDDAKLAYKIKSLRHKTKIPQKEFLKFRNSQNDVLKTSTKSEQERSNLDEIITANFKRAQESARVLEECFKLVNLERAELFKSIRYELYELEKEL, encoded by the coding sequence ATGACTAATGACGAGCGCATCTACCGAGTGATAGATGCGAATTTAAATAGGCTAAAAGAAGGGCTTCGTGTCGTTGAAGATATAAAAAGATATGTCTTTGATGACGCTAAGCTCGCCTATAAGATAAAGTCCCTCCGCCACAAGACAAAGATCCCACAAAAAGAATTTTTAAAATTTAGAAATTCACAAAATGATGTCTTAAAAACCAGCACAAAAAGCGAGCAAGAAAGATCAAATTTAGACGAGATCATCACTGCAAATTTCAAGCGTGCTCAGGAGAGCGCTCGCGTGCTTGAAGAGTGCTTTAAGCTTGTAAATTTAGAGCGAGCCGAGCTTTTTAAAAGCATAAGATACGAGCTTTATGAGCTTGAAAAAGAACTTTAA
- a CDS encoding Bax inhibitor-1/YccA family protein, giving the protein MSLYDRNYAKQNQEELAYSQSSLSTFIKQTYQLFAASLLSATAGAYVGISIAGVFAANRFLFWGLVILEFVLLFGLMAAKRKEGLNLILLFAFTFVSGLTLTPLLSAILAMPSGASIVAQAFGLTTVAFGALSVFAMNTKRDFTTMGKMLFITLIVIVVAAIINIFVKSTMFQLVIASISSILFSAYILFDTQNIIRGNYETPVEGAVALYLDFVNLFTSLLQILGIFNRND; this is encoded by the coding sequence ATGAGTTTGTATGATAGAAACTACGCCAAGCAAAATCAAGAAGAGCTTGCGTATTCTCAAAGCTCACTAAGCACTTTTATAAAACAAACTTATCAACTTTTTGCAGCATCACTACTTTCAGCTACAGCTGGCGCTTATGTAGGCATTAGTATCGCTGGCGTTTTTGCGGCAAATAGATTTTTGTTTTGGGGACTTGTGATACTTGAGTTTGTTCTACTTTTTGGTCTAATGGCAGCTAAACGCAAAGAGGGATTAAATTTAATACTTCTTTTTGCATTTACATTTGTAAGTGGTCTTACGCTAACTCCGCTACTTTCAGCGATCCTTGCTATGCCAAGTGGCGCTAGTATCGTAGCTCAGGCATTTGGTTTGACAACAGTTGCATTTGGTGCATTAAGCGTCTTTGCGATGAATACAAAACGCGACTTTACAACGATGGGCAAGATGCTATTTATAACTTTGATAGTTATCGTTGTAGCAGCGATCATCAACATTTTCGTTAAAAGCACGATGTTTCAACTTGTAATCGCAAGTATTTCATCGATCTTATTTAGTGCTTACATACTTTTTGATACACAAAATATCATCCGTGGCAACTACGAGACACCAGTTGAGGGTGCAGTTGCTTTGTATCTTGATTTTGTAAATTTATTTACATCATTACTACAAATTTTAGGCATTTTTAATAGAAATGACTAA
- a CDS encoding ATP-binding protein: MKSLETLYQAPIKNAKFIPRKYEIISPKTLIIGAISSGKTALIYEFLSHYKSEERLYINLDDLRIDRVSLLLNLKEFLEKNAQIKVLAVENLQGADLINLDFLNELTLENIILTSKEFSLSLDGFARINLNYLDYEEFILFFKKNLDQDLLFSYFLAHGNEIASAFLDSSEVTAHLQQLLRANLNEQSIAILKECATKCHDTISAFGIYKNLKEQMKISKDSVYSAINLLNESGYVEFVPNLDESSTSKKIYFTNFALRNALCLKKDFLAVFANVVFCELLKFKDEIYYTKEIDFFLSKKKLAIICVPFSAPEIIFLKFKKLHASLKELGVSKLQIISVANQAEQSIEGIKCDILPFSRWSLGL, translated from the coding sequence TTGAAAAGTTTAGAAACGCTCTATCAAGCACCCATTAAAAATGCTAAATTTATCCCCAGAAAATATGAGATCATCTCGCCAAAGACACTCATCATTGGCGCTATTTCAAGTGGCAAAACAGCCCTTATTTACGAGTTTTTGAGCCACTATAAAAGCGAGGAGAGACTTTATATAAATTTAGACGATCTAAGGATAGATAGAGTCTCTCTTTTACTAAATTTAAAAGAGTTTTTAGAAAAAAATGCCCAGATAAAGGTACTCGCAGTTGAAAATTTACAAGGCGCTGATCTTATAAATTTAGACTTTTTAAATGAGCTCACACTTGAAAACATCATCCTTACAAGCAAGGAATTTTCACTCTCGCTTGATGGCTTTGCACGCATAAATTTAAACTATCTCGACTACGAGGAATTTATACTATTTTTTAAGAAAAATTTGGACCAAGACCTGCTTTTTAGCTACTTTTTGGCTCATGGCAACGAGATAGCAAGCGCCTTTTTGGACTCCAGCGAGGTCACAGCTCACTTGCAGCAGCTCTTAAGAGCAAATTTAAACGAGCAAAGCATCGCTATCTTAAAAGAGTGCGCAACAAAGTGCCACGACACGATAAGCGCCTTTGGGATTTATAAAAACCTAAAAGAACAGATGAAAATTTCAAAAGATAGCGTTTATAGCGCGATAAATTTGCTAAATGAGAGCGGATATGTTGAGTTTGTGCCAAATTTAGATGAGAGTAGCACGAGTAAGAAAATTTACTTTACAAATTTCGCACTTCGCAATGCTTTGTGCCTAAAAAAGGACTTCCTCGCTGTCTTTGCAAATGTCGTTTTTTGTGAGCTACTTAAATTTAAAGATGAAATTTACTATACAAAAGAAATTGATTTTTTCCTTAGCAAAAAGAAGCTTGCGATCATCTGCGTCCCATTTTCTGCGCCTGAGATCATCTTTTTGAAATTTAAAAAACTCCACGCGAGCCTAAAAGAGCTGGGCGTTAGTAAGCTTCAAATCATCAGCGTCGCAAACCAAGCCGAACAAAGCATCGAGGGGATAAAATGCGATATCTTGCCATTTTCTAGGTGGAGCCTTGGTTTGTAA
- a CDS encoding polysaccharide deacetylase family protein: MIKTFLASLLTLTFALADAHILVYHRFDDPRHVSTDISIQNLRAQFEYFKNNGYEVVKLSRLVDAVNAGEPIPDNWIVITVDDGYKSFYNNALELFKEYNYPFALMVYVEASANKYGDYLDFDQIKELEAYGEIGYHSYAHPRMTKLSDEALREDFQKGVETFEKHMGYKPKYFAVPYGEIDSRVISLAKEFGFLALLNQNSGAVSDKSDVYDLYRTPVMNGTKIALTFNSKFLNAQWIFPEGYPQNNAIDKLIIKTDTNASEGSFFMTGFDGFKKVPMTNGVFECKFNPPLDKRKVLMSLKVDHHRSTKLLIKDTNAK, encoded by the coding sequence ATGATAAAAACGTTTTTAGCGTCACTTTTGACGCTAACGTTTGCTTTGGCAGACGCTCACATCCTAGTTTATCACCGCTTTGACGATCCAAGGCACGTTAGCACAGATATTTCTATTCAAAATTTAAGAGCTCAGTTTGAATACTTCAAAAACAATGGCTACGAAGTTGTCAAGCTATCAAGGCTTGTCGATGCGGTAAATGCTGGCGAGCCGATCCCTGATAACTGGATCGTTATCACCGTTGATGATGGATACAAAAGCTTTTACAATAACGCTCTTGAGCTTTTTAAAGAGTATAACTACCCATTTGCTTTGATGGTCTATGTAGAGGCAAGCGCGAACAAATATGGTGATTATTTAGACTTTGATCAGATCAAAGAGCTAGAAGCTTACGGCGAGATCGGCTACCACTCATACGCTCATCCAAGGATGACTAAACTTAGTGATGAGGCCTTAAGAGAGGACTTTCAAAAGGGCGTTGAGACCTTTGAAAAACACATGGGTTATAAGCCAAAATACTTTGCAGTCCCTTACGGCGAGATCGATAGTAGAGTTATCTCTTTGGCAAAAGAATTTGGCTTTTTAGCACTTTTAAATCAAAACTCAGGCGCAGTTTCAGATAAAAGCGATGTTTATGATCTTTACAGAACGCCAGTGATGAACGGCACAAAGATAGCACTAACTTTTAATAGCAAATTTTTAAATGCCCAGTGGATATTTCCAGAGGGCTATCCGCAAAACAATGCGATCGACAAGCTCATCATCAAGACCGACACAAACGCAAGTGAGGGCAGTTTTTTCATGACTGGCTTTGACGGCTTTAAAAAAGTACCTATGACAAATGGCGTTTTTGAGTGTAAATTTAACCCACCACTTGATAAACGCAAAGTGTTAATGTCGCTAAAAGTAGATCATCACAGAAGCACAAAACTTCTAATAAAGGACACCAATGCTAAATAA
- a CDS encoding DUF4153 domain-containing protein, whose product MHIITELKAAFADKKILLLTILAFSLPTIFLSPSQIVDEYRGFWLLEPLLLVTIYLNKRQILLPLYFLIFGASLYFFGLKLSGHASDLVALYLMAFVLLFSLNFAKDNEKFISQSLARLLNLLISFALFHLFFLGIVAVCAGLNYLFGLELLTSHRTQRLYLTLTSFGLPCLFLFFESKFSEYRLLNFIKIAINFILNPLLIIYVVLLNLYCIYRLVLLELPRGGVAYIVLACLIAGFVLRGLNLLIKSQIYDQIFRLLPLVVILPSVLLWWGVMHRVGEYGLSESRIYLIACVIFANLSYFVMIFFRDFPYKFLAFFMVFGIFFTHFVLDTKLLTINSQKELLLRELRSLNLLGSDGTLSGDVSKIGEEKLYFLQDKFDYLVENGDKFALENKKFISNLESISEKKWQIFSINSGNIGINVKEATIKSVASSSTNGDDLVIQLDNERVSIDMQKHLEKALASLNLKPDGDFGAEVFEQLKEQLLILEVGKRVFVLRSMEIVQENGVYKFYDASVLFYMEDAKLK is encoded by the coding sequence TTGCACATCATCACCGAGCTAAAAGCCGCATTTGCTGATAAAAAAATTTTGCTACTTACCATTTTGGCGTTTAGTCTGCCTACCATTTTTCTCAGCCCCAGCCAGATAGTGGATGAGTATAGAGGTTTTTGGCTACTTGAGCCGCTACTTTTGGTCACTATCTATCTAAATAAAAGGCAAATTTTACTCCCTTTATACTTTTTGATATTTGGAGCTAGCCTTTACTTTTTTGGCCTTAAGCTAAGCGGTCATGCCAGCGATCTTGTGGCACTTTATCTCATGGCTTTTGTGCTTTTATTCTCTTTAAATTTCGCCAAAGATAATGAAAAATTTATAAGCCAGAGCCTGGCAAGACTATTAAATTTACTCATCTCATTTGCCCTCTTTCACCTATTTTTTCTTGGCATTGTGGCTGTTTGCGCAGGGCTTAACTACCTTTTTGGTCTAGAGCTCTTAACCAGCCACAGGACGCAAAGGCTCTACTTGACGCTGACCTCTTTTGGTCTGCCATGTTTGTTTCTCTTTTTTGAGAGCAAATTTAGCGAGTATAGGCTCTTAAATTTCATCAAGATCGCCATAAATTTCATCCTAAATCCCCTGCTCATTATCTATGTGGTGCTTTTAAATTTATACTGCATTTATAGGCTTGTTTTGCTTGAGCTACCACGCGGTGGAGTGGCCTATATCGTGCTTGCCTGCTTGATCGCTGGCTTTGTTTTAAGAGGGCTAAATTTACTTATCAAAAGCCAAATTTATGATCAAATTTTCAGGCTCTTGCCACTTGTTGTCATCTTGCCTAGCGTTTTGCTTTGGTGGGGCGTCATGCACAGAGTCGGTGAGTACGGCCTAAGCGAGTCTAGGATATATCTCATCGCCTGCGTGATATTTGCAAATTTGAGCTATTTTGTGATGATATTTTTTAGGGATTTTCCTTATAAATTTCTAGCATTTTTTATGGTATTTGGCATTTTTTTCACCCATTTTGTCCTTGATACGAAGCTGCTTACCATAAATTCTCAAAAAGAGCTTTTGCTAAGAGAGCTAAGGTCGCTAAATTTGCTTGGTAGCGATGGCACGCTAAGTGGTGATGTGAGCAAGATCGGCGAAGAGAAGCTCTACTTTTTGCAAGATAAATTTGACTATCTCGTAGAAAACGGCGATAAATTTGCACTAGAAAATAAAAAATTTATATCAAATTTAGAGAGTATCTCGGAGAAAAAGTGGCAGATATTTAGCATTAACTCAGGCAATATCGGCATAAACGTCAAAGAGGCGACCATAAAAAGCGTAGCTTCAAGCAGCACAAATGGCGATGATCTTGTTATACAGCTAGATAATGAAAGAGTTAGTATAGATATGCAAAAGCACCTAGAAAAGGCGCTTGCAAGTTTAAATTTAAAGCCAGACGGCGACTTTGGCGCTGAGGTATTTGAGCAGCTAAAAGAGCAGCTTTTGATCCTTGAAGTAGGCAAAAGGGTCTTTGTTCTGCGCTCTATGGAAATCGTGCAAGAAAACGGAGTTTATAAATTTTACGACGCAAGCGTGCTTTTTTATATGGAGGATGCCAAGCTAAAATAG
- a CDS encoding GGDEF domain-containing protein, translated as MVQEFIEQDSYKAIDDIYKTILNVAIVSNAFVLIVLCSFYFDLTIIFICFLFLSISTALRIRFNIKYRFLISAIFQLNVITAVIAGVVGMGWSSNIWITLLGVIFINYFLAFNQRLLTYSVCLLELFVLLWLYLTYKDKVVGIDSMVQIGSTCISVFFTFYLVFRLSFFSDAITSSGYKQISEEKEEIERISKYDFLTGLLNRRSIERTLRYELKELREKSSDANLVVMLGDIDNFKKINDTYGHDWGDKVLKEIARALQDTFRENDHICRWGGEEFLVILPEVKTEDVKKVETRLGTRIAQVKLPDKSSVTMTFGLVLCANGVITDIDTVINKADKKLYEGKKNGKDRIEYEIMKANKDKDNA; from the coding sequence TTGGTACAGGAATTTATAGAGCAAGATAGCTATAAGGCTATCGATGACATTTACAAAACGATATTAAACGTAGCGATAGTAAGTAACGCCTTTGTCTTGATCGTGCTTTGCAGTTTTTACTTTGACTTAACGATCATTTTTATCTGTTTTTTATTTCTTTCTATTAGCACTGCTTTAAGGATTAGATTTAATATCAAATACAGATTTTTAATCTCTGCCATCTTTCAACTAAATGTCATCACCGCAGTTATCGCTGGCGTTGTTGGCATGGGCTGGAGCTCTAATATATGGATAACACTCCTTGGCGTTATCTTTATAAACTACTTTTTGGCTTTTAACCAAAGGCTTCTTACCTACTCTGTCTGCCTTCTTGAGCTATTTGTCCTTTTGTGGCTATATCTTACATATAAAGATAAAGTAGTTGGGATAGACTCCATGGTACAAATAGGCTCAACCTGTATAAGCGTTTTCTTTACTTTTTACTTGGTCTTTAGACTTTCGTTTTTCTCTGATGCGATCACATCTAGTGGCTACAAACAGATCAGCGAAGAGAAAGAGGAGATAGAGAGAATTTCTAAGTATGACTTTTTAACTGGTCTTTTAAATAGACGCTCGATCGAGAGAACACTTAGATATGAGCTAAAAGAGCTTAGAGAAAAAAGCAGTGACGCAAATTTAGTCGTTATGCTAGGAGACATCGATAACTTCAAAAAGATAAATGACACCTACGGACACGACTGGGGCGATAAGGTCTTAAAAGAGATCGCAAGAGCTTTACAAGATACTTTTAGAGAAAATGACCACATTTGTAGGTGGGGTGGAGAGGAATTTCTAGTCATCTTGCCTGAAGTTAAAACTGAAGACGTAAAAAAGGTCGAAACCAGACTTGGCACAAGGATAGCGCAGGTAAAACTGCCTGATAAGAGCTCAGTAACCATGACCTTTGGTCTGGTTCTTTGTGCAAATGGCGTTATAACTGATATCGACACAGTCATAAACAAAGCTGATAAAAAGCTATATGAGGGTAAGAAAAATGGCAAAGACCGCATCGAGTATGAGATCATGAAGGCAAATAAGGACAAAGACAATGCCTAA
- the secG gene encoding preprotein translocase subunit SecG: protein MSLIFLILQFVLAVVITIAVLLQKSSSIGLGAYSGSNESLFGAKGPAGFLAKFTFVVGVLFILNTLALGYFYNKDLKRSIVDSVDSKSLVIPKSNDVPAAPSAPQNPAK, encoded by the coding sequence GTGAGTTTAATATTTTTAATCTTACAATTTGTTCTAGCTGTCGTTATCACGATCGCAGTTTTACTCCAAAAGAGCTCATCTATCGGTCTTGGAGCATACAGTGGAAGCAACGAGAGCCTTTTTGGAGCAAAAGGACCAGCTGGATTTTTAGCTAAATTTACCTTTGTGGTAGGCGTTTTATTTATCCTAAACACACTTGCACTTGGATATTTTTACAACAAAGATCTAAAACGCTCTATCGTTGATAGCGTCGATAGCAAATCTCTAGTCATACCAAAATCAAACGACGTGCCAGCGGCTCCTAGCGCACCACAAAATCCAGCAAAATAA
- a CDS encoding mechanosensitive ion channel domain-containing protein has protein sequence MRKFLTIILLSFITLFGADNNVTQEDDIISITNQIQTLNSQINIIKSQQKDLNASKIDNSNLITLQKKKNALLERIPTYVMQIEVTQSDINKYNLQKEALEKKVARLEKQSNKDAYIQSAIELEKMKVDYAYYSALISLEEIFKKGAKANSIKEVIDNGLLNLQTNSYVSIKDLKDSLNDTSGSYDSAFFDLELKKESEEEILIYLKNNADLLSSSMLLSELNLVDAVEYINKTTAINSSKFNIGKIVVIVAIFLFFVSLTRILAKLTYWVMSLVASGEGVKEVKNQIVDIIKKPISALLIIYALNICIGIGFYPVPVPLTVANIFSIIYIVAFSWLVLTILNGYGIAILDKIAQKSKRKEVINLALKVIYVIVLIITLLLILQKLGFDISALIASLGIGGLAVAFAAKDIIANFFASVMMLFDNSFSQGDWIVCGDIEGTVVEIGFRKTTVRSFDNALIFVPNSKLASDPVRNWTRRKVGRRIRMVIGIEYGPTTEEIKKCVNDIKNMLINHPDIAKSEDIAANKRGLKYRQNIVSVDDYAGYKSNLFVVVDDFADSSINILVYCFAKTIVWGEFLDVKQDVMLKIMDILKQNGLNFAFPSQSLYIENIKDKI, from the coding sequence ATGCGTAAATTTCTAACCATCATCCTGCTTTCTTTCATAACTCTTTTTGGCGCTGATAACAACGTAACGCAAGAAGACGATATCATCAGCATAACAAATCAAATTCAAACCCTAAACAGCCAGATAAACATCATAAAATCTCAGCAAAAAGACCTAAACGCTTCAAAGATCGATAACTCAAATTTGATCACTCTTCAAAAGAAAAAGAACGCCCTTTTAGAGAGAATTCCGACCTATGTTATGCAGATCGAAGTCACACAAAGCGATATCAATAAATATAATCTGCAAAAAGAGGCGCTAGAGAAAAAGGTCGCAAGACTTGAGAAGCAGTCAAACAAGGATGCCTACATCCAAAGTGCTATCGAGCTTGAGAAGATGAAGGTAGACTACGCCTACTACTCAGCGCTCATTAGCCTTGAGGAGATATTTAAAAAGGGTGCTAAGGCAAATTCTATAAAAGAAGTGATAGATAATGGACTTTTAAATTTACAGACAAATTCTTATGTAAGTATAAAAGATCTAAAAGACTCACTAAATGACACTTCAGGCTCTTACGACAGCGCCTTTTTTGACCTTGAGCTGAAAAAAGAGAGTGAAGAAGAAATTTTAATCTATCTTAAAAATAACGCCGATCTTCTAAGCTCAAGCATGCTCTTGTCTGAGCTAAATTTAGTCGATGCAGTCGAGTATATAAACAAAACAACAGCCATAAATTCAAGCAAATTTAACATCGGCAAGATCGTTGTTATCGTTGCGATATTTTTATTTTTCGTCTCGCTAACTAGAATTTTAGCCAAGCTCACCTACTGGGTGATGTCACTCGTCGCTTCAGGCGAAGGGGTAAAAGAGGTTAAAAATCAGATCGTTGATATCATCAAAAAGCCGATCTCAGCACTTCTTATCATCTATGCGCTAAATATCTGTATCGGCATTGGATTTTATCCAGTGCCAGTGCCTCTAACGGTAGCAAATATCTTTTCTATCATATATATAGTCGCATTTTCATGGCTTGTCCTCACCATACTAAATGGCTACGGCATCGCTATACTCGACAAGATCGCGCAAAAAAGCAAGCGTAAAGAGGTGATAAACCTAGCGTTAAAAGTGATCTACGTGATCGTGCTGATCATCACACTTTTGCTGATCCTTCAAAAGCTTGGCTTTGATATCTCAGCACTCATTGCCTCACTTGGTATCGGTGGTCTTGCTGTTGCCTTCGCTGCTAAAGACATCATCGCAAACTTCTTTGCATCTGTTATGATGCTCTTTGACAACTCATTTTCACAAGGCGACTGGATAGTTTGTGGCGACATCGAGGGCACGGTCGTTGAGATAGGATTTAGAAAAACAACAGTTAGAAGCTTTGATAACGCCCTTATCTTCGTGCCAAACTCAAAGCTAGCGAGCGATCCTGTTAGAAACTGGACCAGAAGAAAGGTCGGCAGACGCATAAGAATGGTTATTGGCATCGAGTATGGACCAACTACAGAAGAGATCAAAAAATGTGTAAATGACATCAAAAATATGCTGATAAATCACCCAGATATCGCTAAAAGCGAAGATATCGCGGCTAATAAAAGAGGCCTAAAATATAGACAAAACATAGTCTCAGTTGATGACTACGCTGGATATAAGTCAAATTTATTTGTCGTGGTTGATGACTTTGCTGATAGCTCGATAAATATCCTAGTTTATTGTTTTGCCAAAACTATCGTTTGGGGAGAGTTTTTAGATGTAAAACAAGATGTAATGCTAAAAATTATGGATATTTTAAAGCAAAATGGTCTAAATTTTGCATTCCCAAGCCAAAGCTTGTATATCGAAAATATCAAAGATAAAATTTAA
- a CDS encoding S-adenosylmethionine tRNA ribosyltransferase, with the protein MRAFFGILFIAASLFGYEINHENWAKFYKFSGDANGVKFEVYMNYFKDEFENFKQTKSFKVPPKISGHIFFDGAKYDYEKGSFEQNGSEISSINAVSDKINLDVKNENGELKGKIIVKNKAYNATVKEEKEYEILNIGIQMTESNGTRYEAITNDIFAKDSAKKYKNKLLAEFYDLKSERKKWPNNQYESLKEIYYINDKIKNVCTYKNEKINCEVISLATNKKLKLKQIFKDINDSHLKAILANAGVSDNFVLSPLGLTFLNEEQISVPLDELRPYFSDEVGL; encoded by the coding sequence ATGAGAGCATTTTTTGGGATCTTATTCATCGCTGCAAGCCTTTTTGGCTATGAGATAAACCACGAAAACTGGGCTAAATTTTATAAATTTAGTGGCGATGCAAATGGTGTGAAATTTGAAGTTTATATGAACTATTTTAAAGACGAATTTGAAAATTTCAAACAAACCAAGAGCTTTAAAGTCCCACCTAAGATAAGCGGCCACATCTTTTTTGACGGCGCAAAATACGACTATGAAAAGGGCTCTTTTGAGCAAAATGGCAGTGAAATTTCTTCAATAAATGCGGTCTCAGACAAGATAAATTTAGACGTTAAAAACGAAAACGGCGAGCTAAAAGGTAAGATAATCGTCAAAAACAAAGCCTACAACGCCACAGTAAAAGAAGAAAAAGAGTATGAAATCCTAAATATCGGCATCCAAATGACCGAGTCAAACGGCACGAGATATGAGGCGATCACTAACGACATCTTCGCTAAAGACTCAGCCAAAAAGTATAAAAACAAGCTTCTTGCAGAGTTTTACGACCTAAAAAGCGAGCGCAAAAAATGGCCAAACAACCAGTATGAGAGCCTAAAAGAGATCTACTACATCAACGACAAGATCAAGAACGTTTGCACCTATAAAAACGAAAAAATAAACTGCGAGGTGATCTCGCTTGCAACAAACAAAAAGCTAAAACTAAAGCAAATTTTTAAAGATATAAACGACAGCCACCTAAAAGCGATCCTTGCAAATGCTGGCGTGAGCGACAACTTCGTGCTTTCGCCGCTTGGCCTTACATTTTTAAACGAGGAGCAGATCAGCGTCCCACTTGATGAGCTAAGGCCATACTTTAGCGATGAAGTCGGGCTGTAA
- a CDS encoding ribonuclease HII — protein sequence MAKICGIDEAGRGALAGPLSVAACVLNSEIPGLNDSKKLTAKRREELFKEITKSSNFLIAYFSNAQIDELGLSECLRRALKLFKAHFEGFEIIYDGNLDYGVGITTMIKADGKVASVSAASILAKVSRDRLMSGWDKFYPAYGFAGHKGYGTKSHIDAIAKFGYSDFHRKSFIIKPKLTQGPLF from the coding sequence ATGGCTAAAATTTGTGGTATCGATGAGGCTGGACGTGGGGCGTTAGCTGGACCACTAAGCGTGGCTGCTTGCGTACTAAATAGTGAAATTCCTGGCCTAAACGACTCCAAAAAACTAACCGCAAAAAGGCGCGAAGAGCTCTTTAAAGAGATCACAAAAAGCTCAAATTTCCTCATCGCCTACTTCTCAAACGCCCAGATAGACGAGCTTGGGCTAAGTGAGTGCCTAAGGCGAGCGCTCAAGCTTTTCAAGGCGCATTTTGAGGGCTTTGAGATCATTTACGATGGAAATTTAGACTACGGCGTGGGTATAACCACGATGATAAAGGCCGACGGCAAGGTAGCTAGCGTAAGTGCAGCCAGCATCCTAGCAAAAGTAAGCCGTGACCGCTTGATGAGTGGCTGGGATAAATTTTATCCCGCATACGGCTTTGCAGGGCACAAAGGATATGGCACAAAGTCGCACATAGACGCCATAGCTAAATTTGGCTACTCAGACTTTCACAGAAAAAGCTTTATCATAAAGCCAAAACTCACGCAGGGCCCGCTATTTTAG
- the frr gene encoding ribosome recycling factor, translating to MLNKIYDTQKEGCEKAIASLKRDFTTLRTGKVNINILDNVMVDYYGSPTPLNQVATVLTSDASTIAITPWEKSMIKAISSAIQAANIGVNPNSDGESVKLFFPPMTVEQRQENAKHAKAMGEKAKVSIRNVRKDANDEVKKLEKDKAITEDESKKGQDEVQKITDTYTAKIDTLVKEKEAELLKV from the coding sequence ATGCTAAATAAAATTTACGATACCCAAAAAGAGGGTTGCGAAAAGGCGATCGCTTCTTTAAAACGCGATTTTACAACGCTAAGAACTGGCAAGGTAAATATCAACATCCTAGATAACGTTATGGTTGATTATTATGGCTCGCCAACTCCGCTTAATCAAGTAGCCACCGTGCTTACAAGTGACGCTTCGACTATCGCTATCACTCCTTGGGAAAAGAGCATGATAAAAGCGATCTCATCAGCTATCCAAGCTGCAAATATCGGCGTCAATCCAAACAGCGACGGCGAGAGCGTTAAGCTATTTTTCCCACCGATGACCGTCGAGCAACGCCAAGAAAATGCAAAACACGCAAAAGCTATGGGCGAAAAGGCAAAAGTTAGCATAAGAAACGTGAGAAAAGACGCAAACGACGAGGTCAAAAAGCTTGAAAAAGACAAGGCCATAACTGAAGACGAGAGCAAAAAGGGTCAAGATGAGGTTCAAAAGATAACTGACACCTACACCGCAAAGATCGACACTCTCGTAAAAGAGAAAGAAGCTGAGCTTTTAAAAGTATAA
- a CDS encoding carbonic anhydrase, whose protein sequence is MDDSILEGAVKFMEDGFLEHEELFKSLQHKQDPHTLFISCVDSRVVPNLITNCLPGELFMVRNIANIVPPYRVSEEFLATTSAIEYALEVLNIKNIIICGHSDCGGCAALYVDEKKLKNTPNVRNWIRLIEPIKREVLKFTSDDPAKMAWLTERLNVINSIENIMTYPNVKEEYESGKLQIYGWHYIIETGEIFSYDLKEGTFKLLADKRGENA, encoded by the coding sequence ATGGATGATTCAATACTTGAAGGTGCAGTAAAATTTATGGAAGATGGCTTTTTAGAGCATGAAGAGCTCTTTAAAAGCTTACAACACAAACAAGATCCACACACGCTTTTCATATCATGCGTGGATTCAAGGGTCGTGCCAAATTTGATAACAAACTGCCTGCCAGGCGAGCTTTTTATGGTGCGAAATATCGCAAACATCGTGCCACCTTATAGGGTGAGCGAAGAGTTTTTGGCGACCACTTCGGCGATCGAGTATGCGCTTGAAGTTTTAAACATCAAAAACATCATCATCTGCGGGCACTCTGACTGTGGTGGATGCGCGGCACTTTATGTGGATGAAAAGAAGCTAAAAAATACTCCAAACGTTAGAAACTGGATCAGGCTAATAGAGCCTATCAAGCGAGAAGTGCTTAAATTTACAAGCGATGATCCAGCCAAAATGGCGTGGCTAACCGAGAGGCTAAACGTGATAAATTCGATCGAAAACATAATGACTTATCCAAATGTAAAAGAGGAGTATGAAAGTGGTAAGCTTCAAATTTATGGCTGGCACTACATCATAGAAACTGGCGAAATTTTTAGCTACGATTTAAAAGAGGGCACGTTTAAACTTCTAGCGGACAAAAGAGGCGAAAATGCGTAA